The window ATTATCGACTTTGAGCTAGGTGTTAAAATTACCGGAGCTGGATTTCCTGTTTATAAAGGTCAAGGTGCCAAGCTACAGCGAGCACTAATCAATTTCTTTTTAGACGAAGCAGAAAAAGCAGGTTATTTGGAAGTACAACCTCCTATATTGATTAACGAAGCATCCGGTTACGGAACAGGGCAACTTCCAGATAAAGAAGGACAAATGTATCATGCTGGAGTAGACAATCTTTTTCTTATCCCAACAGCAGAAGTTCCTGTCACTAATATGTACAGAAACGTAATCTTAAAGAAAGATCAGTTGCCATTAAAGAATACGGCCTACACTCCTTGTTTCAGAAGAGAAGCTGGCTCTTATGGTAAAGACGTTAGAGGCTTAAACAGATTACATCAATTCGACAAAGTTGAAATAGTAAGAGTAGAATATCCTGATAACTCATATCAAGCATTAGAAGAAATGGTTGAATATGTTAAATCGCTTTTAGAAAAATTAGAATTGCCTTATCGTGTTACGCGATTATGCGGTGGTGACTTAGGTTTCACCTCAGCACTTACGTATGACATGGAAGTATATTCTGCCGGTCAAGACAAATGGCTTGAAGTAAGTTCAGTCTCCAACTTCGAATCCTTCCAAGCAAACCGACTTAAGTTGAGGTATAAAGAAGGTGATGCAAAACCAGAATTAGCGCATACTTTAAACGGAAGTGCACTCGCATTCCCACGTATTGTTGCTTCATTATTAGAGAATAACCAAACTGAAAACGGTATTAAAATACCTAAAGCGCTTGTACCTTATACAAGGTTTGAGATGATCGAATAAGTACCACTGCTAAGTGAAGTTCATTTTATGAGTCTATTAGGAAATAAAATTGATCTTTTAAATACAAAAACAATTGGCCTTGTATTCATTGCCATTGTAATAAGCTGTATCACTTTATGGCCTTCACTAGATAACGATTTCACTAATTGGGACGATGCCAAATATGTTCTCGAAAATGATCTAATAAAGGATCTAACAAGCGAGAATATTTACAAAATGTTCTTCGAAAAAGATCTTAAAGGGAGATCATACGTGCCTTTAACACTAATCTCATGGGCCATTGAGTATGATATATGGGGCGAAGACCCTATTCCATTTCATCGTCATAATCTTATTCTTCATTTACTTAATGTCGCACTACTATTCTTTTTTATATACATACTCTCTGCTAGATTAGAAATTGCCTTTATCACTTCTTTGCTCTTCGGAATACATCCCATGCACGTGGAATCTATTGCTTGGGTCAGTGAACGTAAGGATGTCCTGTTTACCCTTTTCTACTTCTCTTCTCTATTATGCTATGTTCAATACATTCGAAAAGGCGTTTCCAGCAAACTACTCTATACCTCATCACTCGTTTTGTTTTTTCTTGGGATAGCCTCAAAATCGGCCGCAGTTCCTCTCACAGGTGCAATCGTCTTAATCGATTTCCTCCTCAATAGAAAGTTTGATAAAAAACTCATCATCGAAAAAATACCCTTTGTAATTATTTCATTCATTGGTGGCATATCCGCACTTATTGCAGCCCAGTCAACATCAACAATTGCCAGTGTCGACGCCTTCTCGATTGGACAAAGATTCATGTTTGCCTTTTATGGCATGATAACATACATATACAAAGTATTTGTCCCACTAAACTTAACCGCCTATTACCCCTACCCTTTTACAACCGATGGTTTTTTACCCATCATTTTTTACCTCGCACCAATTATTGGTATTGCTCTATTATATGTGATTTATCGATCTTTTAAGCACACAAAAGTTATTGTATTTGGGTTCTTATTTTATCTCTTTAACGTGGTACTCGTTCTGCAGTTTATGCCGGTCGGTCCAAATATAATGTGCGAACGATATACTTACGTTTCTTATGTAGGCTTATTCTTCCTTATTGGTCATGGATATACCTATCTAAAAGACAACCCAAAACTTAAAACTCTTATACAGGGAATAAATATTGCGTTTGTATTATCAATTATTACCCTATCTGTTCTAACATTTAATCGATGTAAAGAATGGAAAAACTCGGAAACGCTATGGACTTCTATGATCGAAATTTATCCGAATGTAGATCACGGATATACCAAGAGAGGTAGTTATTATGGAAAAAGAGGTGATTTTGATAAAGCCTTTAATGATTACAACATTTCGATTCAATTAAAACCAAACGATCACAAGGTGTTCAATAATATGGGAAATATCTATGGATCTAGAGGAGAGCATGCCAAGGCCTTAGAACATTTTTTTAAAGCACTAGAAATCGATCCTACTTATAAAGATGCCTACCTAAATATTGCCATCACCTATTCTATTACAAAGCAATACGAAGAGTCATTTAAATACTATGACAAGGCCATTGAAATGGGATTAAAGAACTTGAAAATTTACACGAACAGAGCTCAAACGTACTACACTTTTAAAAATTACCAAGCAGCAATAGATGATTATAGTTTAGTTCTTCAAACCCGAAGATTTGATAAAGCATCTTTAATGTATAGAGGACTTTCTTACTATTTCTTGCAGAATTACGATACGGCAATTGCCGATTTTAATTTACTAATTCAAGTAGACCCTCAAAACTCATTCGCCCATAACAATAGATCTCTTTGCTATAATTATAAAGGGAATTACAAATTAGCCCTTAGTGACGCGCTTATGGCACAGAAATTAGGGCTTCAGGTAAATGAGAACTACCTTAACGAATTAAAGAACAAGAACTAAATCCAACCAAGAATACAATCGGCATCTTATCGTTATTGATTAAGATATCTACAGAAACTGAATGAGCTCATTAAAAATTATATTCTTTTTAACTTGCCTTCTTACCCTGCTCTCGCAATACTCTAATTCGTGTTTGGCTCAAGGAACTACAGATGCTCAACTAGCTTCTTTCTATTATCAAAATGAAGAATATGATAGAGCACTTCTTTATTATGAAAAATTACATAGAGAACATCCAACGGAAACAACCTATTTTAAATTCTACCTAAATTCACTTTTAAAAACTAGCCAGCACGACCAAGCTGTAAAGGTTGTTAAGAAACAAATAAAGCGCCAGCCATCACAAAGTGACTTGGGTGTGGAGTTAGGAAACATCTATTTGGTAAAGAAAAATAATAGCAAGGCAAATCAAGAATTTGAGAAAGCTATTGAAAAAGTAACTGCTAATGAACAAAAAATAGTAAAATTGGCCAATGCATTCATCGACATTGGCAAATTAAATTACGCCATCTTAACTTATACCAAAGGGCGAAAAATGCTACGCGGTCAATATGGTTTTGAGTTCGAACTTGCGAGTTTATATTCTCAAAAAGGAAATTTTCAAATGGTATTTCAAGAGTACTTCCGTGCCATGGAACTTGACCCAAGAAAGGTTAACAACGTAAAGTCAAAATTAATGGCTCTACTCCGATCAGATTCAAATAAAAGTGCTAGTGAATTGTTAAGAGTAGAGTTGTTGAAAAAAGTTCAGAAAAACCCACAGAATAGGCCATATAATGAGATCCTAATATGGTATTTCACACAAGATAAAAAATTCAATACCGCCTTTATTCATGCAAAAGCATACGACAAAAGAACAGATGCACCTGGTCGTCGCGTTTACAATCTTGCTCAAACGTGCTTGGCAAATCAAGATTATCAAACTGCAATTGCATGCTATAATTACCTTATAGAAAAAGGGCCAAAGTGTCATTACAGCAATCAAGCGAAAACAGGTATTGTAAAAGTGATGGAACTTCAACTTACTTCTTCTATAAATTATTCGAAAGAGGATTTAATAGTTGTGGAACGAGAATATATCAAAGTATTGGAAGATTTAAAAGGAACTCCCAGCGAATATGAACTCCTTCAAGGGCTAGCGCATTTACAAGCCTTTTACTTGGATAAAAAAGCAGATGCCGTTGTTCTTCTCAAAGACATAATGTCAAGACCAAATGTAAATTCTTCAATAAAAGATAAATGCAAATTAGAACTGGGCGACATCTACGTTCTTCAAGGGAAAGTATGGGATGCGTCATTAAATTTCATGCAAGTGCAAAAGAAATACAAGCATGATATAATAGGACATGAAGCGCGATATCGAATTGCTAAAGTTGCGTATTACACAGGTGACTTTGGCTGGGCACAGAACCAACTTGACGTACTTAAGGCCTCAACTTCGAAATTAATTGCGAATGACGCCTTAACGCTTTCTATGCTAATTAAAGACAATGTGGGATTCGACTCTCTTTACACCCCTCTCAAAATGTTCTCCAGGTCGGAGCTTCTACTAGTACAGCATAAATTTGATGAAGCACAGGCCTGCCTTGATTCAATCGAAACTATTTTTGAGCATCACCTTATATTAGACAATGTTTACTTCCAAAAACATTCTATCTATGTTAAAAAAGGCTTGATCAACGAGGCAATTGCACAACTTGAAAAGCTCATTTCCTATTTCCCATATAGTATTCTGGTAGACGACGCGATCTTCGCACAAGCAAATCTTTTCGAGAATCATCTAAAAAACACAGACAAAGCGCAAGAGCTTTATAAAAATATTATGATAAACCATACTGGTAGTTTATATGCAATAGAAGCTAGAAAAAGATTTAGAAATTTAAGAGGTGATAATATTAATTGATCCATGAAACAAGTTAAAGCAAAGAAACATCTAGGTCAGCATTTTTTAAAAAGTGACGATATTGCTTTTAAAACTGCTGGAAGTTTAAACCCAACTGAACCATTCAACGTTCTTGAAATTGGACCTGGTATGGGAATGCTCACGTCAAAACTCGCTTTACTTCCAAACATCAACCTAAAAGCTGTAGAGATAGATAAGGAATCTGTTGAGTTCC is drawn from Flavobacteriales bacterium and contains these coding sequences:
- a CDS encoding tetratricopeptide repeat protein, whose product is MSLLGNKIDLLNTKTIGLVFIAIVISCITLWPSLDNDFTNWDDAKYVLENDLIKDLTSENIYKMFFEKDLKGRSYVPLTLISWAIEYDIWGEDPIPFHRHNLILHLLNVALLFFFIYILSARLEIAFITSLLFGIHPMHVESIAWVSERKDVLFTLFYFSSLLCYVQYIRKGVSSKLLYTSSLVLFFLGIASKSAAVPLTGAIVLIDFLLNRKFDKKLIIEKIPFVIISFIGGISALIAAQSTSTIASVDAFSIGQRFMFAFYGMITYIYKVFVPLNLTAYYPYPFTTDGFLPIIFYLAPIIGIALLYVIYRSFKHTKVIVFGFLFYLFNVVLVLQFMPVGPNIMCERYTYVSYVGLFFLIGHGYTYLKDNPKLKTLIQGINIAFVLSIITLSVLTFNRCKEWKNSETLWTSMIEIYPNVDHGYTKRGSYYGKRGDFDKAFNDYNISIQLKPNDHKVFNNMGNIYGSRGEHAKALEHFFKALEIDPTYKDAYLNIAITYSITKQYEESFKYYDKAIEMGLKNLKIYTNRAQTYYTFKNYQAAIDDYSLVLQTRRFDKASLMYRGLSYYFLQNYDTAIADFNLLIQVDPQNSFAHNNRSLCYNYKGNYKLALSDALMAQKLGLQVNENYLNELKNKN
- the serS gene encoding serine--tRNA ligase, whose translation is MLLVNRIREHKNEIAEQLKVRNIDVLDSLDRIIIIDDDRKKKQTSLEDNNAESNSIARKISELFKTGNKDAATELKENSAQLKSCSKQLQEEIESLEKELLELLYSIPNVPNKLVPTGNSDQENEIIFESENNVRLADDALPHWELTDKYDIIDFELGVKITGAGFPVYKGQGAKLQRALINFFLDEAEKAGYLEVQPPILINEASGYGTGQLPDKEGQMYHAGVDNLFLIPTAEVPVTNMYRNVILKKDQLPLKNTAYTPCFRREAGSYGKDVRGLNRLHQFDKVEIVRVEYPDNSYQALEEMVEYVKSLLEKLELPYRVTRLCGGDLGFTSALTYDMEVYSAGQDKWLEVSSVSNFESFQANRLKLRYKEGDAKPELAHTLNGSALAFPRIVASLLENNQTENGIKIPKALVPYTRFEMIE